CCGGACTATATTCTGCCCATGGGCGCTAAAGAAGGCGATCCTTCTACAGATCCCAGCCTGTATTTTGTAAATCCGGATTATACCGATCCTGAAGAAGTGAATGATTTTTACCAGATCGTAAGGGCCAATAAAGCCGGAACTGACTGGTACCACGAGGTTTTCCGGCCTGCACCTATTACCAGCCACAACGTGGCCGTGAGCGGTGGCAGCGATAAGGGGAACTATCTCTTTTCCCTCAACTATTTCAATCAGCAAGGCACGCTGATAAATACTTACCTGAAAAGATATACGATCCGGTCTAACACGCAATACAATATCCGCAGCAATATTAGGGTAGGAGAGAACCTCGCATTCTCCATGACAGACAACCCTTCTGTAGACATTCTTTCATCGGATGCAGTGATCGGTCATGCTATGCGTGAACAAACACTGATACCTGTATACGATATCAAAGGAAATTTTGCCGGTTCAAAACCGGATGATATGGGAGATGCCTTCAATCCCGTAGCCATGCAATACCGCACCCGTAATGACCGTGGCCTGAGTACACGTATGTTTGGTAATATTTATGGAGAAGTAGACTTCCTGAAATACCTGACTTTTCGTACCAGCTTCGGCGGACAGATTTATTCCAACTGGCAGCACACATTTACTTATCCGCAGTATGAGAATAAAGAAAATGCCAGCGTAAATTCTTATTCAGAAAACGCTTCTAACGGTCACGACTGGACGTGGACGAACACCCTTACTTATCACCAGCTGCTGGATAATAAACATGACCTGAAAGTGCTTGTGGGCACGGAAGCATTCGATAGCCGCAGCCGTGAGGTGGGCGGTACCACCCAGGATTATTTCACCTTTGATCCTAATTTCCCGGATCTTTCCAGTGGTACAGGTACACAAACAAACTTCAGCAACCGCTCTATGGATGCGCTGTATTCCCTGCTGGGCCGTGTTGATTATTCCTTTAAAGATAAATACCTGATCAGCGGTACGATCCGCCGCGATGGTTCTTCCAGGTTCCTGAATAATCATTTTGGATGGTTCCCTGCTGTAACAGCAGGCTGGCGTATCTCACAGGAAGAATTTATGAAGAAGGTGACCTGGATCTCCGATCTGAAGATCCGTGGCGGATGGGGTGTGATGGGTAATCAACTGAACCTGGGTGTTAACAACGGCTACTCTCTCTTCGGTGGTAACCGTAACTCTTCCTATTACGACCTGAGTGGAGTAAATAATGGACTCACGCCGGGTTTTGCAGGATTTCAGATTGGTAATCCCAATGCAAAATGGGAGAGTGATGTAAACGCCAATTTTGGGTTGGATGCAACTTTACTCGACGGTCATCTCGATTTCTCTGTTGATTATTTCCGTAAAGATATTAAAGACCTGTTGTACAACCCTGAGCTGCCGGGCCTTGCTGGTACCGGAACCTCGCCCTTTGTGAATATTGCCCGCATGAAAAATGAAGGCTTCGACTTTTCTGTTGGCTGGCATGCAAATCTCGCCCGCAATCTTAAACTAAACGTAATGGGTACACTGACTACCTATAAAAATAAGATCGTTAAAATTGCAGATGGTGTAGATTATTTTGAAACAGATTCCCGCCGTTTTGATGGCGGCAATATCATCCGCAACGCGGTAGGACAATCGGTATCTTCTTTCTTCGGATATAAGATCGATGGCTTCTGGAATACAGCAGAAGAAATTGCAGCAGCAGATGCACAGGCACAAAAGGTAAACAATGATCCGGAAGCCATCTATCAGACCGATGAAGGGCTGGGGCGTTTCCGCTATGCTGACGTAAATGGCGATGGACAGATCAATGCAGACGACCGTACTTTCCTGGGTAATCCCAATCCTGATTTCTCTTACGGTCTTAATATCGGTCTTACTTATAAAGCATTCGACTTCAGCATTTTCCTGTTTGGTGTGCATGGCAATCAGATCTGGAATAATGTACGCTGGTGGCGTGATTTCTACGCTACTTTCGAAGGTGCAAAAAGTAAAACAGCTTTGTATGATTCCTGGACACCGGAAAATCATAACGCGAAAGTACCCATTCAGGAGATCAACCGGTACACGAGCACCAGCGCAGTTCCTAACTCCTACATGGTAGAAAACGGTGCCTATCTGCGCGCTAAAAATATGCAGATCGGCTATACGTTGCCTGCCGGCGCATTGAATAGATTACATATAGAGAAGTTCCGCGTATACGTGCAGGCTGCAAACCTGTTTACCATTACAAAGTATTCAGGGCTTGATCCGGAAATCGGTGGCTCCGGTATTACCGATTTCGGTGTAGACGAAGGTTCCTATCCCAATCAGCGCCAGTTTCTTATTGGTGTAAATGTGGGTTTCTAATATATGCTTCATTAAAAATGTACGATCATGAAATCATTCAATCATATATTATTAGGTACAGCTTTTACCATGGCTGCTTTAATGTCCGGTTGCAGCAAAAGTTTCCTCGAAAAGCCGCCACAGGCTGCACTGGATGAGGGTCAGATGACAAGTAAAAAAGGCGTGAACATTTTGCTGATAGGCGCCTATGGTGCACTGGACGGACAGGACTTCGTAGACGGCGATATGGTAAATCTCTCCGGCGGAAGTGGCTACGCGGTATCTCCTGATAACTGGATCTATGGCAGCGTATGCGGTGGAGATGCGCATAAGGGCAGCTCTCCGGATGATGCCAGTTCCGCACTGACCATCGCTATGTTTGGCGCTACGGCTACCGACGGTTTCTTTAATGATAAATGGCGCGTTGGCTATGAAGGTATCCGTCGTTGTAATTTTGTATTGTATCTCCTGGGTAAGGTAACGGATATGACAGATGCCGAGAAGGCAGAAGTGGCCGGGGAAGCACGTTTCCTGCGTGGTCATTATTATTCAGACCTGAAAAAGATGTTTAATAAAGTATCTTATATTGATGAAAACACCTCCGGCTTTGAAAACCTCGATGTGGATCAGTTTAAGGTACCGAATGATAAAGATATATGGCCGCTGATTGAAGCAGATTTTAAATTTGCTTATGAAAATCTGAATGACAGACAGTCGGAAGTTGGTCGCGCTAATAAATGGGCTGCTGCCGCTTATCTGGCTAAAACATACCTGTATGAAGGTAAATATACAGATGCGATGCGGCTCTTTGAAACCGTGATCCACAACGGTATTACAACAAAAGGACTGCCGTTTAAACTGATGCCGAAGTTTCATGATAACTATGATGCGGCCACTGAAAATAACCAGGAATCTGTATTCTCTATTCAATACAGCGCCAATGATGGTTCCGGAACAAGTGCCAATGCCAACCAGGGCGAAATGCTGAACTATCCGTATGGCGGACCTTTCAGCTGTTGCGGGTTCTATCAGCCTTCACTGGATCTGGCTAACTCTTATCGCACGGATGCCAACGGTCTTCCTTACCTCGACGATTATAATCAGCACCCATTGAAAACAGATATGGGTATTGCCAGCACGGCTTCTTTTACACCTGATCAGGGCAACCTGGACCCGCGACTGGATTGGACCGTAGGCCGCAGAGGGCTGCCTTATCTTGATTGGGGACTCCATCCCGGCGACTTGTGGATTCGCAGCCAGGCTTCTGCCGGCCCATATTCTCCGCTAAAGAATGTATACATGCAGTCCACACAGGATAAGTATTACGATCCCAACGGATGGGCGCCCGGTAATGCGATCAACTATGTACTGATCCGTTTTTCAGATGTATTGCTTATGGCTGCTGAATGCCAGGCGCAGGCCGGAAGCCTGGATATCGCCCAGCAATATGTAGACATGGTACGTGGCCGTATGATGGACCCGGTAGGATGGGTACATACTTATATTGATCCTGCTGATCCGTTGGGAGGTGCAACAGATACACCCGCCGCGAATTATAAAATCAGTAAGTATCCTGCCAACACTTTTACAGCAAAAGGAAAGGCATACGCCCTGAAAGCAATTTACTTCGAACGCAAGCTGGAACTGGCTATGGAAGGACACCGCTTCTTCGACCTGGTACGCTGGAAAACTGCTGCAACAGATTTGAATAAATTCTTTGCATATGAAACAACTATCACCACTGATCTTAAAGGTGCCCACTTTACTGCCAATAAAAATGAATATTTCCCTATTCCCCAACGCCAGATAGATCTGAGCACAAAGAATGGCACTTCAGCACTCATACAAAATACTGGGTATTAATTATTGCATATCATAAGGCGGAGTACATCACTCCGCCTTCTTTTAAACCATTCATATGAAACATGGCTATTTCCTGCCACTGTTAATGGCCCTTGCTATGCCTGCGCAGGCCTGGCAACAATGGATTACAGCAGATAAACCACTGGAACAGCACTGGAAAATTCAATCATCCGTTAACGTTAGGGGAGATGGTAAAGAGATTTCTTCCGGTAGTTTCTCTCCTGCAAACTGGTACGCTGCCAAGGTACCCGGTACCGTGATGGCTGCACTGGTAGATAACGGGGTATACAAAGATGTTTTCTTTGACCGGAATATGGAGAAGATCCCCGGAGATCAGTTCAAAGCTCCCTGGTGGCATCGTACTACGTTTGAGCTGCCCGCTATGCAGGAAGGACAGGTAGTACAACTGGTGTTTAACGGGATCAATTACCGGGCAGACATCTGGCTGAATGGTGTGCAGATCGCCGCAGCAGATACGGTGAAAGGCGGTTTCCGCCGGTTTAGGTTTGATGTGAGCAAGGTGGCGCATACCGGCACTAACGTGCTGGCACTAAAACTTACTGCCCCCGGTCCCGGTGAGCCCACGCTCGGCTTTGTTGACTGGAATCCTGCGCCACCGGATCATAACATGGGTATCTGGCGTGATGTGCACCTGCTGTTAAGCGGTCCAGTCGCCATTTCCCAGCCTTTTGTACAAACAAGGGTGGATACGGCTACCTTAAAACGTGCAGCCCTTACCGTGAGTGCGCTCCTGCATAATCACAGCGATAAAGCGGTGAGTGGTACACTGGAAGGCAATATTACTCCGGGCATTACTATCTCTCAAAAAATAACTTTATCTCCCCATAGCAGCAGGAAGGTTGTCTTTACCCCGCAGGAGTACGTACAACTGAATATCAGCAATCCCCGCCTGTGGTGGACCCGCGACCTGGGCAAACCGGAACTGTATAAGTTGTCGTTGCAATTTGTTGCTCCTACGGTATCGGATAAACGAACGGTTACCTTTGGCATCCGCTCTGTAGGGGATTACATCAATGCCGAAGGACACCGTGGCTATACGCTCAATGGTAAGAAGCTGCTGATCCGCGGTGGCGGCTGGACAGACCCTATGCTACTCAACGCTACCCCGGAATATGAACGGGCAGGTATTGAATACGCTGTACATATGAACCTCAACACCATCCGCATGGAAGGCTTCTGGGGAAACAATCAGCATCTCTATGATCTGTGCGATGAGAAAGGTATCCTGATCATGGTGGGCTGGAGTGCGGCCTGGGAATGGGATAATTATTTTATCTCGGAAGCAGATGATTTCGGCGGCATCAAGACCCCGGAGCAACAGTTTGTTGTAGCAACATCCTGGAAAGACCAGGTTATATGGTTGCGTAACCATCCTTCTGTATTTGTATGGGTGTATGGTAGTGATAAACTTCCCCGCCCCGCACTGGAACAAAAATACCTCGACATCCTGAAAGAATATGATCCTACCCGCCCGGCATTGAGTTCGGCGCATGATAATACCAGCAGTATCACTGGCCCTGCTGCCGTAAAAATGCGCGGCCCTTACGATTATGTGCCACCGGACTATTGGTATATAGATGATAAAAACGGCGGCGCCTTCGGCTTTAATACGGAAACAGGTCCCGGCCCGGAAGTGCCGCTGCTGGAGAGCCTGAAGAAGATGATCCCCAAAGATTCCCTGTGGCCTATCAGCAGTTCCTGGATGTATCATGCGGCAAGGGGGGAGTTCCACAACCTGGACTATTACAACAATGCGATGAATAAGCGTTTAGGCGCGCCCGTTAGCCTGGAAGATTACCTGCGCAAAGCGCAGTATCTCAACTACGAAGGCATGCGCGCCATGATGGAAGCCTTTACGGCCAATCGTCCGCGTGCTACCGGCATTATCCAGTGGATGTATAATTCCTCCTGGCCTAAATTGTGGTGGCAGCTATACGATTATTACCTGCTACCCACCGGCGCTTTCTATGGTGCAAGAAAAGCCGGAGAGCCATGGCATATCTCCTACAACTATGGAACAAAGGGCGTGGATATTATCAACAACACCAGCATGCCGGCGCCATCCCTGAAAGCAAAGATTCATGTACTGGATGCCGCGCTGCATAAGGTATGGCAAAAAGATACCGTTATCAGTGGACTGGCTGCCCAGGATGCCCTGCACCTGCCGGCATTGCCGGAAATACCCGCCACCACTACGTGGTTCCTGGATCTGCGCCTGGAAGAACAGGGCAAAACAGTTAGCCGCAATTTTTATGTGCTATCAACAAAACAAGACTTGCTGGATACTGCGAAAACCAATTGGTACGTGACCCCGCAAACACAGTTTGCAGACCTGCAGTTACTGCAGCAATTACCTCCCGTAAAACCGGAAGTGCAGCAAACATTCACACAAAAGGGGTATACTACTTTTGCACGGGTAACAATCCGTAACCCGGGTACACACCTGGCCTTTATGATACACCTGGATATCCGCCGTAAGACAAGCGGAGAAACTGTTGTACCGGTATTTTGGGAAGATAATGATTTCACATTACTGCCAGGTGAAAATATCACTATTAATAGTTATGTTTATACCAAAGATCTGAAACAACAACCCGCGATGATAGCTGTTAGTGGCTGGAACATCGTATCAACCAATCAAGAATGAAACGTAACTATTACATCGTCGGTTTAATAATGCTCACCTTTTTTGTGATTTCTTTTCTGACCAATGTGATTGGCCCGCTGATACCCGATATTATCAAGGGTTTCAATTTGAGCCTCACGATGGTAGCATTATTACCGTTTGCTTTTTTTATTGCTTATGGTGTGATGAGTATTCCCGCAGGCATGCTCATAGAACGGTACAAGGAAAAGAAGATCATGATAGCTGCTTTCCTGGTGGCTTTTAGCGGGGCATTACTCTTGTCTTTGTATCCGAATTATTTAACCGCTGTACTGTCGCTTTTCTTAATTGGCTGCGGCATGGCCATGTTACAGGTGGTGATCAACCCGCTGTTACGTATTTCCGGCGGAGAAGAGAACTATGCTTTCAACTCCGTGCTGGCGCAGCTGATCTTCGGACTGGCGTCTTTTGTTAGTCCACTCGTATATTCGTACCTGGTAGTAAATATGCACGATGGTTCTATGGGTGGTTTGGCATCCCTGGTGCCGGCAAGCCTGCCCTGGATATCACTCTACTGGCTGTTTACCTTGATTTGTCTGTTGATGGTGGTAATCATTGCTGTGTCAGTATTTCCACAGGTAGCCCTTACAAAGGAAGAAGAAGTAGGTCCGCTGAAAACACATATGGATCTGCTGAAGAAGCCAGTGGTATTACTTTATTTCGCAGCGATCTTTTGCTATGTAGGAACAGAGCAGGGCATTGCCAATTGGATCTCACAATTCCTGGCCACCTATCACCAGTATAATCCACAAACGACCGGCGCTAATGCGGTCGCCTATTTCTGGGGACTGATGACAGCAGGTGGTGTATTGGGACTCCTGTTACTTAAACTGGTAGATAGCCGGAAAGTATTGATAGGCTTTACTTTGCTGGCGATGATCAGTCTCACTGCGGCATTATTCGGTAATGGTCAAACAGCACTCATCGCTTTTCCGCTGGTAGGTTTCTTCGCTTCCGTGATGTATCCGGTTATTTTTTCCCTGGCGCTAAACTCGGTATCAGAACACCACGGCTCTTTTGCAGGCATCCTTGTTACAGGTATTATCGGCGGCGCGATTTTACCGCTTATTGTCGGCGGCCTGGGTGATCATTGGGGATTACGTACCGGTATGTGTTTCCTGTATCTGACGATGGGATATATTCTGAGCATCGGCTTCTGGGCAAGACCGATTATAACAAATAAGACGATAAAACTATAAGAAGAATAAAGCGTCCGGGATGTGCCGGACGCTTTGTAAAAACGTTATTTAATCAACGTAATATTTCCCCTGAAGTCGAATATTTCTCCATTTTCGCACACCGTTTGCATCATATAGATATAGGTACCTATGGGCGCCTCTTTGCCTTTGCTGCGGCCATCCCAGCCTGCGGAAGGACTATTCAGCTGGAAGTGCGCATTTTCGAATACGAGTGTACCCCAACGGTCATAGATCTTTAAATAGGCGATCTCTTTCACCCCCTTTCCTTTGGGATAGCAACGCTCGTTTTGTCCATCATGATTCGGTGTAAAAGCATTGGGCATAAAAATAGCGCCCTGGTTGCAGATCACATACACCATCATATCGTCTTTGGCTTTACAGCCATATATGTTTTCTACTTCCAGTGTATATTGGGTAGTGAGATTAGGTGTTACCTGGATAACAGGACAGTAATAGCAATCCACGGAGGTAACCGGCGACCATTTCCAGCGCATCACGTCCCTGCTGGTACTGGTGGCAGTGAGGTTCAGCGGTATGCCAGCCATGATTTGCCTGTCTGGCCCCAGTTCTACGGTAGGGGCCTGGTTTACCTGTACTTGCAGGGTGGTATTATCTGAAAAGCAGTTTTCACGATCGTAACCGGTCACATTATAAGTATACCGGCCTTTGCTGGTGAGTGTGGCCTGCGTAGAGGCGTTACCGGTATTGTCAAGACCGGTGCCTTCCCACTTATAATAATCTGCTCCCCAGACGCGCAACGGTAATTTATCACCCAGGCAAATAATGGTATCCGGTGTAGCCTGAATCGTAAAGGGTTGCACGACCCGGAGCGTTATCTCGTCTGTATTGATGCAGCCATTGTTATCGGTTACTTTTACCTGGTAAGTAGTCGTTTCTTCGGGGCTTGCTTTTGGTTCCGGTAACAGTGGGTTATCCAACCCGGTTGCGGGTGTCCATTCATATTGGCTGCCACCGCCAGCGTGTAATAGGATGGTATTATGAAGACAAACAAAATCACTGGGGGCGCTAGCGTTGATTACCGGTAATGGTAATACCAGTAGGGGATGATGTGCTTCATGTGTGCAGCCGTCTTTGCTGGTAACGGTAAGGGCTATATCAAAATTACCGGTTGTAGCAAAGGAAGTAGCCGCCGGTTGTTGTTGTGTATCTGTTTGACCATTACCAAAGTCCCATTTCCAGGTAACATCCGTTGCTTTTGTAACGCTGCCGCTGAAATCGATGTTGGCATCTTTACAAACCTGATCGGAGCCAGAAATGGCGGCTAACGGTTTGGGGTATACGTTGATAGTAACTGGCACCGTTTCCTTGCAGCCATATACCGTAGTGGCGGTAAGACTAAAATCATATTTTCCTGGTTTATCCAGGTAGAAGCCGGGTGTAGCTGTGGTAATGTCTGTTGGTGCCAGTAATGGGTCAAAGGTCCATTGATAGGTGCCAGGCTTGCCCAGGTCTTCAATGGAAAAGCTGTTGAATACCGGCGCAAAGGTAAGCTGACCTTCATCGCAGATAAACGCTGGTGAAGGATTCAACTGTATGTCCAGCTGATCAATAACAATCGGGTGATCCAGCATGGCGCTGCCTTTGCAGCCGGCTGCATCTTTCATGAGCAGCCGCGGCTTATAGATACCCGGTACTTTAAATGCATGTTTGATCTGCAGTTCTTTTGTCTGCTCAATGATGCCATCCGTAAAGTCCCAGCTCAATTCCTGTGCGTCCGGTGCAATAACGGTAAATTCAATTTCTTTCTCCAGGCAACCACCTTCATCACTGGCTGTGATGGTGGCAAAGGGTCCTTTTACTTCTACGATCTCCTCAGATTCATCTTCCGTATCGGCATCACCTTTTACTTTTAAAATCACTTTATAGTGACCGGACTCGGTATAGGTATGCACGGGATTAATCTGATCGGATGTACTGCCATCACCAAAATCCCAGAAACAGGAAGCAAAATTAAGAGAGGTATTGGTGAAGCGGAACACCATGGGCGCACAGGAGCCACCATTAACAAAAGAAGAGGTATACGTGAATCCTGCGCCTACGGAGGATACCTTTAGTTGTTGCACCATTTCATCTTCGCAACCGTTATCATCTTTGATCTGTAGTTTTACCTCATACAATCCTTTATCGGGATAATTATGGGTGGTACCGTAAAAATCGGTCGCTGTATTGCCATCGCCAAAATCCCATAACATGGAAGTGATGGTGCCCCCAACCTCATTGGAGTTATCGTAAAAATAAGCATCACTACCGGGTTTTATCAGGGAATTAGCCATATAAAAATTCGCATTCGGGCCATTCACCTGTAATTGTTGTCCGGCATAACTGCTGACACAACCTTCTATATCCGTTACCGTTACAGCAGGTGTAATATAATATCCGGCTGTTTTGTAAGTGTGCTTGAAAGGTCCACTGGTAAAGGTTTGTGGAGAGGTGCCATCGCCAAAGTTCCATTCCCATTTTTTAATGCCTTTACTATAGGTAAGATCAGTGGCATCTGTAAATGCCACTTCTTTATCGCGGCATTCAATAGTGCTGGGTAAGTTAAACCCGGCTACCGGACCACGTACCGCAATGTCTATCACGTTACTGCTGTCGTAGCAACCCAGGTTGTTCTGCACCACTACCTGTATAGCCTGTTTCCCCGGTTGCAGGTTAGTATAGGTAAATTGTGTTTTCTCATACCACCAGCTTTGATTTACATTATTAGCGAGCCACGACCAGGCATAGTTACTGCTATAAATAGATGGATCATACGCCGTGACCTTTGCCGCCACGCTTTCATTGCTACATAGCGTGGTAACGTCTGATGTAATGGTAATTGGTGAAGGCGCGATCATCTGTACCTGCCTTGTTTCGGAAGTAGTACAGGCGCCGGCAGTAGTGGTAAGTGTTACTGTATAAACACCTGTTTTACTGTAGATATGTGTAATAGGATTCCCCTGGACGCTATAGGAAGTATCTTTTCCATCTCCCCAGGTCCACTTCCAGCCGGTTGCCCCTATGGAGTGTTCATCAAAGCTGAGGATGGTGCGTTGCTTACAATCCAGCGCATTTTGGCTGAAGCGGGGAAAGGGATCGATTGCGGTGATGTATGCCTTTTTAGTAACACTATTGTAACAGGTGTAATTGCCTACCGTGAGTGTTACGTCATATACGCCGGGCTCCTTATAGCTATGGGTAGGGTTGGGTGTATAGTTTTCCTGGTAAAGACCATCCCCGAAGTCCCATTGATAGGAGTCGCCAATGTCGGTTTTATTTATAAATGAAGTGGGTGTATTACCACATACTGTGGGCGCTGAAGGCGAATAAAAATCCGGTGTAGGTTTCTTATAGATATCAACGGCACTTTTGGTATTTACAGTTCCCGTACAGCCGTTGACGGTAGTGTATTTTAGTTTAACTGTATAATGACCAGCTTTCGCATACAGATGGGTGGGCGTAGCCTCAGTTGATTTTGGGGTGGCATCTCCGAAATCCCACTCATATGTTTTTATCTGATCACTGCTACTGCTGCTGGCGAAGAATGCAGGTTCCATTCCTTCACAGCCGCTTGTAACGGAAGCGTACGCGGTGATGTTTGTTTTATAGATGCCGAAGTTGGTGTTACTGGTTACAGCGCAGCCCGCGGCATTGGTAGCGGTCAGGTATACGTAGAAATAGCTCTCATAGTTATACGTATGGGAAGGGCTTTGTGCAGTGGAGCTCTGGCCATCACCAAAATCCCATTTCCAGCTGGTAGCGCCGGTGGAATTATCCTTAAAGTTTACCGTAGCAGGTACATTACAAATGGGTTGATTATCCGTACTGATATTGGCTGTTGGTGAGGCTTTTACCACCAGGTCTTTTTCCACCACATCCAGGCAGTTGCCATATTGTGCCGTGAGCTTTACTTTCAATGGCCCTGCCGCTGCCGATGAATAGTTGGCGGTATTATAGTTGGTCCATGAATTTACACCATTGAACTCCCAGGTGATGCTGGCGGGTGATGCCGGTGAAAAGGAAGCCACGTAATTGTTGTAATTATCGGTACAGATGGGAGTGGGAAAGGTGAAATCTGTTTTATAATTAGCTACATTAATATCATCTGCTATTTTGGTGGCGCTGCATTTTCGGTCATTCGTTACCGTTAGCCTGATACTATGGGTGCCTTTACTGGTAAAAGTATGTTTGCCGGGGTCTTTCACTGCGGTGGTAACGCCATCATCAAATTCCCACTTATAATTCAGGGTTCCGGGGCCGGTGCTGGTGTTGGTAAACAATACGTCTACCGGTGCTTTACATAATATCTTTTCCGTAACAGTAAAATCTGCATTAATAGCGGGTGCTACATCTACCGCTTTATCCATAACCTTGAAATTAGTACACCCGTGACTATTAGTAACCGAGAGTATGACTGTATACACGCTGGGCGTATTGTAAGTATGGCCCACGCTACTACCGCTACCGTTGGTACCATCTCCGAAATCCCAGGTAAATTCATTCAGCGTACCACTGACCGGATTGGATTTATCCGTAAAAGTAGTTTGAAGCGGAGCGCAACCAATGGCCGGCGTAACGCTGAAATCAACAACAGGTTTGGACCATACGGAGATATAGCTGGTTTTGGTTTCCGTTGAACTGGCTCCGGAGGCATCTTTCACCGTAAGGGTGACGGTATAGGTACCCGGCTTCACATAAGATGCCTTCGGATTTCGTTCAGTGGAGACAGACCCGTTACCCAGATCCCATTTCCAGGAAGTGGG
The Chitinophaga sp. MM2321 DNA segment above includes these coding regions:
- a CDS encoding MFS transporter; amino-acid sequence: MKRNYYIVGLIMLTFFVISFLTNVIGPLIPDIIKGFNLSLTMVALLPFAFFIAYGVMSIPAGMLIERYKEKKIMIAAFLVAFSGALLLSLYPNYLTAVLSLFLIGCGMAMLQVVINPLLRISGGEENYAFNSVLAQLIFGLASFVSPLVYSYLVVNMHDGSMGGLASLVPASLPWISLYWLFTLICLLMVVIIAVSVFPQVALTKEEEVGPLKTHMDLLKKPVVLLYFAAIFCYVGTEQGIANWISQFLATYHQYNPQTTGANAVAYFWGLMTAGGVLGLLLLKLVDSRKVLIGFTLLAMISLTAALFGNGQTALIAFPLVGFFASVMYPVIFSLALNSVSEHHGSFAGILVTGIIGGAILPLIVGGLGDHWGLRTGMCFLYLTMGYILSIGFWARPIITNKTIKL
- a CDS encoding PKD domain-containing protein, whose amino-acid sequence is MYLFIPVERKLIALALSLLFCCLLSLAAKAQLKADFTASSTSECEPLTSTTFNDISTGNPTSWKWDLGNGSVSTERNPKASYVKPGTYTVTLTVKDASGASSTETKTSYISVWSKPVVDFSVTPAIGCAPLQTTFTDKSNPVSGTLNEFTWDFGDGTNGSGSSVGHTYNTPSVYTVILSVTNSHGCTNFKVMDKAVDVAPAINADFTVTEKILCKAPVDVLFTNTSTGPGTLNYKWEFDDGVTTAVKDPGKHTFTSKGTHSIRLTVTNDRKCSATKIADDINVANYKTDFTFPTPICTDNYNNYVASFSPASPASITWEFNGVNSWTNYNTANYSSAAAGPLKVKLTAQYGNCLDVVEKDLVVKASPTANISTDNQPICNVPATVNFKDNSTGATSWKWDFGDGQSSTAQSPSHTYNYESYFYVYLTATNAAGCAVTSNTNFGIYKTNITAYASVTSGCEGMEPAFFASSSSSDQIKTYEWDFGDATPKSTEATPTHLYAKAGHYTVKLKYTTVNGCTGTVNTKSAVDIYKKPTPDFYSPSAPTVCGNTPTSFINKTDIGDSYQWDFGDGLYQENYTPNPTHSYKEPGVYDVTLTVGNYTCYNSVTKKAYITAIDPFPRFSQNALDCKQRTILSFDEHSIGATGWKWTWGDGKDTSYSVQGNPITHIYSKTGVYTVTLTTTAGACTTSETRQVQMIAPSPITITSDVTTLCSNESVAAKVTAYDPSIYSSNYAWSWLANNVNQSWWYEKTQFTYTNLQPGKQAIQVVVQNNLGCYDSSNVIDIAVRGPVAGFNLPSTIECRDKEVAFTDATDLTYSKGIKKWEWNFGDGTSPQTFTSGPFKHTYKTAGYYITPAVTVTDIEGCVSSYAGQQLQVNGPNANFYMANSLIKPGSDAYFYDNSNEVGGTITSMLWDFGDGNTATDFYGTTHNYPDKGLYEVKLQIKDDNGCEDEMVQQLKVSSVGAGFTYTSSFVNGGSCAPMVFRFTNTSLNFASCFWDFGDGSTSDQINPVHTYTESGHYKVILKVKGDADTEDESEEIVEVKGPFATITASDEGGCLEKEIEFTVIAPDAQELSWDFTDGIIEQTKELQIKHAFKVPGIYKPRLLMKDAAGCKGSAMLDHPIVIDQLDIQLNPSPAFICDEGQLTFAPVFNSFSIEDLGKPGTYQWTFDPLLAPTDITTATPGFYLDKPGKYDFSLTATTVYGCKETVPVTINVYPKPLAAISGSDQVCKDANIDFSGSVTKATDVTWKWDFGNGQTDTQQQPAATSFATTGNFDIALTVTSKDGCTHEAHHPLLVLPLPVINASAPSDFVCLHNTILLHAGGGSQYEWTPATGLDNPLLPEPKASPEETTTYQVKVTDNNGCINTDEITLRVVQPFTIQATPDTIICLGDKLPLRVWGADYYKWEGTGLDNTGNASTQATLTSKGRYTYNVTGYDRENCFSDNTTLQVQVNQAPTVELGPDRQIMAGIPLNLTATSTSRDVMRWKWSPVTSVDCYYCPVIQVTPNLTTQYTLEVENIYGCKAKDDMMVYVICNQGAIFMPNAFTPNHDGQNERCYPKGKGVKEIAYLKIYDRWGTLVFENAHFQLNSPSAGWDGRSKGKEAPIGTYIYMMQTVCENGEIFDFRGNITLIK